The following are encoded in a window of Pagrus major chromosome 14, Pma_NU_1.0 genomic DNA:
- the def6c gene encoding differentially expressed in FDCP 6 homolog: MDLRAELLKSIWYAFTSLDVEKCGKVSKSQLKVLSHNLYTVLNIPHDPVALEEHFQDDDDGPVSNHGYMPYLNKYILDKVKEGMFDKEKFDDLCWMMTRKKNFKGLPAGALLSERDCFKLFCLFNLLSEDRYPLVMIPEEVEYLLKKISTAMSQEWDGKPLEDLISQDATGRDESMSVWSFLEYMGAGRLLRVTSAEAFSLALEEVFLEMYHNVLKRGYMWKKGHVRRNWTERWFVLKTSTMAYYVSEDLKDKRGEIHLDKSCVIEPIPDRDGKRCMFCVKTHNKTFEMSASDQRQKVEWTQAIQTALRLQSEGKSSLHHELKLKRRVHREHSQRERSRSARSSCSSRSSQSDDSLLQEMEKMEKEKDRQDLEIESIIQHARELETRRREAEEKERKKQREVQMELERQLKEAETLRDSMQAEMQEKTREAEQQKKRIQELELTQRKLEAALNMEIQARLEEERARQELERLLQVEEEKKKQFQLLQEQQRALQNLIQEASDGSTDEDTPSALHSASQELQDLRASRQRSHKRLEEVQEKLRNASQHVRHWNVQLNRLMTPISPGERLEHRLLSKQLCPKKEGALASTEFITKLKVKVDQNSVTTPEDQEGLEEQLEEQLEAANLSDGSDESQGKPNGQM, translated from the exons ATGGACTTAAGAGCCGAACTCCTCAAGTCCATCTGGTACGCTTTCACATCTCTGGACGTGGAGAAATGCGGGAAAGTGTCCAAGTCGCAGTTAAAG GTGCTTTCACACAACCTGTACACAGTGCTGAACATCCCACATGACCCCGTGGCTCTGGAGGAGCACTTccaggatgatgatgacggGCCGGTGTCTAATCATGGCTACATGCCCTACCTCAACAAATACATACTGGATAAG GTCAAAGAAGGGATGTTCGATAAGGAGAAGTTCGACGACCTGTGCTGGATGATGACCAGGAAGAAGAACTTTAAGGGGCTGCCGGCGGGAGCGCTGCTATCTGAAAGAGACTGTTTCAAgctcttttgtttattcaacCTCCTGTCTGAGGACCGCTACCCGCTGGTGATGATACCAGAGGAG GTGGAGTATCTCCTCAAGAAAATCTCCACAGCGATGAGCCAGGAGTGGGATGGGAAGCCATTGGAGGACTTAATATCCCAGGATGCCACAGGGCGCGACGAGAGCATGTCTGTGTGGAGCTTCTTGGAGTACATGGGTGCAGGCCGTCTGTTGAGGGTCACCAGCGCCGAGGCCTTCAGTCTGGCTTTGGAGGAGGTCTTTCTGGAGATGTATCACAACGTCCTCAAGAGG GGTTACATGTGGAAAAAGGGACATGTGCGGAGGAACTGGACCGAGCGCTGGTTCGTGCTGAAGACCTCCACCATGGCTTACTACGTCAGCGAGGACTTAAAAGACAAGAGAGGGGAGATCCATCTTGATAAGAGCTGCGTCATTGAG cCAATTCCAGACCGGGATGGGAAGCGCTGCATGTTCTGTGTGAAAACCCACAATAAGACCTTTGAGATGAGTGCGTCTGACCAGAGACAGAAGGTGGAGTGGACTCaag CTATCCAGACGGCCCTCCGTCTCCAGAGTGAGGGCAAGTCCTCCCTTCACCACGAACTCAAACTGAAGCGACGGGTCCATCGGGAACACAGCCAACGGGAGCGCAGCAGGAGCGCccggagcagctgcagcagtcggagcagccaatcagacgaCTCTCTTCTCCAAGAgatggagaagatggagaaagagaaggacagacaggattTAGAGATAGAAAGCATCATACAG CATGCACGTGAATTAGAAACCAGGCGAAGGGAGGcggaggaaaaagagaggaagaaacagagggAGGTGCAGATGGAGCTGGAGAGACAGCTGAAAGAGGCCGAGACG ctgaGAGACAGCATGCAGGCAGAGATGCAGGAGAAGACGAGGGAGGCTGAGCAACAGAAGAAGAGGATCCAGGAGTTGGAGCTGACGCAACGGAAACTGGAGGCCGCTCTCAACATGGAGATCCAGGCTCGACTGGAGGAGGAGCGGGCCAGACAGGAGCTGGAGAG GTTGCTGCAggtggaagaagagaagaagaagcagttccagctcctccaggagcagcagagggcCTTGCAGAACCTCATTCAGGAGGCCTCAGACGGCAGCACAGACGAGGACACCCCCTCAGCTCTTCATTCAGCTTCTCAGGAGCTCCAGGACCTGCGGGCCTCCCGCCAGAGGAGCCACAAGCGCCTGGAG GAGGTACAAGAGAAGTTGAGGAATGCCAGTCAACACGTACGACACTGGAACGTCCAGCTGAACCGTCTGATGACGCCCATCTCTCCTGGAG AACGTTTGGAACATCGCCTATTATCAAAACAACTGTGTCCCAAAAAGGAAGGAGCGCTGGCCAGTACCGAGTTCATCACTAAATTGAAGGTAAAAGTCGATCAGAACAGCGTGACGACACCAGAGGACCAGGAGGGactggaggagcagctggaggagcagctggaggccGCCAACCTCTCAGACGGATCGGACGAATCACAGGGAAAACCCAATGGACAAATGTGA